A DNA window from Theobroma cacao cultivar B97-61/B2 chromosome 5, Criollo_cocoa_genome_V2, whole genome shotgun sequence contains the following coding sequences:
- the LOC18599927 gene encoding keratin, type I cytoskeletal 10 → MDAGNYLEAIAMRVALEWEREKTRVMKESLRDDEVALLEKALEHSMLMGKKEETLAEIELREKLIDDFMVFIGAVEDNDVEIAQNFDEKAMMDSTVAMLNSDGNSGGNGEGLGGAYGGHNDLDVAIEGTERDGGEGSKAGGDGGSCNGDSRK, encoded by the exons ATG GACGCAGGAAATTACCTTGAGGCGATCGCTATGCGAGTTGCATTGGAATGGGAGAGAGAAAAGACCAGGGTTATGAAAGAGTCGTTGAGAGATGATGAAGTTGCACTTCTAGAGAAGGCGCTAGAACACTCCATGCTAATGGGAAAGAAGGAGGAAACGCTTGCAGAGATAGAATTACGGGAAAAACTGATTGATGATTTCATGGTTTTCATTGGAGCTGTTGAGGATAACGATGTCGAGATTGCTCAGAATTTTGATGAGAAAGCTATGATGGACTCTACTGTTGCTATGCTGAACAGTGATGGCAACTCTGGCGGGAACGGTGAAGGACTTGGCGGGGCTTACg GCGGGCATAACGATCTTGATGTCGCTATTGAAGGAACAGAGCGTGACGGCGGTGAAGGCAGCAAAGCTGGTGGAGATGGCGGCAGTTGCAACGGTGACAGCCGTAAGTAG
- the LOC18599926 gene encoding uncharacterized protein LOC18599926 → MDAGNVLEAMKAELEMMREEKICMDECLAAAEIELEETKRVIEEYKDMEKLAKDLLDFVLGAGGNDVHDNRQVNLDEETIKALLEETVRDFAEEINKAHSRGSRP, encoded by the exons ATG GATGCAGGGAACGTCCTTGAGGCCATGAAAGCTGAATTGGAAATGATGCGAGAGGAGAAAATATGCATGGACGAATGCCTAGCAGCTGCAGAAATTGAACTTGAAGAAACTAAGAGAGTGATTGAAGAGTACAAAGACATGGAAAAATTGGCTAAGGATTTGCTGGACTTTGTCCTTGGAGCAGGAGGGAATGACGTTCACGACAACCGTCAGGTTAATCTTGACGAGGAAACCATCAAGGCCTTGCTAGAGGAAACTGTGAGGGACTTTGCAGAAGAGATTAACAAAGCTCACTCTCGCGGAAGCCGCCCGTAA